Proteins from a genomic interval of Lycium ferocissimum isolate CSIRO_LF1 chromosome 2, AGI_CSIRO_Lferr_CH_V1, whole genome shotgun sequence:
- the LOC132048097 gene encoding DEAD-box ATP-dependent RNA helicase 16-like, translating to MKKVEEEERVEEEEEEEEQSFEELGVDPRLIRALTKKNIDKPTPIQRVAIPLILGGQDVVARAKTGSGKTFAYLLPLLQKLFTQSSSTKKLAPTALILVPTRELCQQVETCCFYFGKF from the exons ATGAAGaaagtagaagaagaagaaagagttgaggaggaggaagaagaagaagagcagAGCTTTGAAGAGTTGGGAGTTGACCCTCGCTTAATCCGTGCCTTAACCAAAAAAAACATCGATAAACCAACCCCTATTCAGCGTGTTGCTATTCCTCTAATCCTC GGAGGCCAAGATGTGGTTGCTCGAGCTAAGACTGGTTCTGGAAAGACCTTTGCGTATCTCCTTCCTTTACTTCAGAAGCTCTTTACTCAGTCATCTTCAACGAAGAAACTTGCTCCCACTGCATTGATTCTTGTACCCACAAGGGAATTGTGTCAACAGGTGGAAACTTGCTGCTTTTATTTTGGCAAATTTTaa